The genomic stretch CAAATTGCCATCGCACATGGTACAAGAATGGGAACTTGATAGTTTGTgctaaattaccacttattccaaaaacttaagctaacaGTAAAggtaattatttaaattaatactttaacaagtCGTTTGTCCAGAAATTTAGCACGAATTTGGTACACTTATGCTTAACTAAAAGCTAGAATGTGATAAGGCCGTGTTCAAGAAGGATTCTGTAGCTGTAGCAACTTTTTATCCCAATGTTGCATCTAATAAGGTTACAGTTAACTATAATGTACACTGGATTAGATGATTAAATTCATGGTAATCTATCATGGTATCACACAAGACAATCTAACATTAGATATTAAATTTACTCTTTCTCGCATAATATAATTAGCATTCGGAAACTTACGCAGCGATTCCTTCAAACACTGATCCAAACGACCCGCGTCCCAGAATGATTCCCTTTTCCCAAGACGAGGTATCGGGCCTAACTCTCCCATTTGGAGAAACCGTGGTACTGCTAGACGAATCTTCATCATTCGACGCAGTAAACGAGTCGGATAGCTCAGCTATCTCCCCACCCCTCACCACAATCTCCTCCTTCCCCACCACCTCTCTCTTCACCGTCGCCAACTCAatctcttccttttcttcctcttcttctttatcCTCCTCCGCTTCTTCATCGGAAGAAGAGCTATACGCAATCATCACACGACCTCTCTCATCATCCGGCGCAAAGTCCTTCATAAGGTCCCAAGTCGAGCACCCATTATCAACTACCAGAACCCTCATAGCCGGCGGCGGCTTAAGCACCGGCGACGGTCGAATGCCTTTGATTCCAttccctcctcctccaccaccaccaccaccgtcACCGCTACCACAACCACCGGTCACACAGCACCCGCTCGATTCGGCTTGATCAGCTCGAGTCAACTCAGTTCCATCCCCGATTCTCACAGCATCCTCAATTATCTCACGCAATTCAGCTACAGCTTCACTTTGCTCCGTGTCTTCCTCTTCCTCTATTATTGGACCACTCAACCCTTGCAATCTCGACCTCGGTAGAATATCCGACGACGATCGGATAGTCCGAGCTGCCCACTCTGACTCCGAGATCGCGAAGTCCTCGGGCCCGGAGAACCCCAACCGCTTGCATATCACTTCGATCTCGCCCTCGATTCCTTCGATTCGGAAGCTCGTGCGGTCCGATCGGTCAAGGGATCGAGTGTGGAGGGAAGCCGACGACGTAGAGTCTTCGAGAGAGGAAGACGAGGAAGAGGCGTCGTACTCAACGCGATTGAGCGCATTGCGGCGTTCGAGCTTCGGCTTCCTCGGCTTCTTCCCCCGATCCATGCCTTTGCTTTGCTTGCTACGACTGAGAAATCGTGGTAGATGATGCATAGAGAGCTAAACCCATCGAAGATTCACCGCCAGGGTTTCCTTTTGGTAAGAAGAGCACAAAAAGTGCGAGAAAGTTCTGCTGTGCGTTATCTATCTCTCTTCTTAATCTTTGGACCGAACAAAAACAAAGGTAGTTCTATACTTTTTCTGTAACTTTACCGAtaaaattttgagagaaaatgCTTAAAAAGGAGCTGGTTTGA from Corylus avellana chromosome ca1, CavTom2PMs-1.0 encodes the following:
- the LOC132183111 gene encoding mitogen-activated protein kinase kinase kinase 1-like — protein: MHHLPRFLSRSKQSKGMDRGKKPRKPKLERRNALNRVEYDASSSSSSLEDSTSSASLHTRSLDRSDRTSFRIEGIEGEIEVICKRLGFSGPEDFAISESEWAARTIRSSSDILPRSRLQGLSGPIIEEEEDTEQSEAVAELREIIEDAVRIGDGTELTRADQAESSGCCVTGGCGSGDGGGGGGGGGNGIKGIRPSPVLKPPPAMRVLVVDNGCSTWDLMKDFAPDDERGRVMIAYSSSSDEEAEEDKEEEEEKEEIELATVKREVVGKEEIVVRGGEIAELSDSFTASNDEDSSSSTTVSPNGRVRPDTSSWEKGIILGRGSFGSVFEGIAANGVFFAVKEVSLLDQGSQGKQSVYQLEQEIALLSQFEHENIVQYYGTAKDESKLYIFLELVSQGSLLKLYQRYHLLDSQVSSYTRQILHGLKYLHDRNVVHRDVKCANILVDVNGSVKLADFGLAKATKLNDLLSCKGTAFWMAPEVVNGKNQGYGLPADIWSLGCTVLEMLTSQIPYSGLEGMAALFKIGKGEPPPVADSLSRDARDFVLQCLRAKAHDRPTAAQLLDHPFVKRPLSTSSGSGR